One window of Stigmatopora nigra isolate UIUO_SnigA chromosome 14, RoL_Snig_1.1, whole genome shotgun sequence genomic DNA carries:
- the tex11 gene encoding testis-expressed protein 11: MEQIVSSVARLTADMSENHEQNMSELIDVIFSEVSVFQNDEKVASPQLEECAIQLWNWAMVKNMEGSFSQRQKAKVCNSAYNLLWRFESIHPTEGTIRNKMTMASTTGRSWLDCKNYQMADHFLELAVKALETLYDMLASRGQSMADKESAKLEVDTEMLQILTFQAESAILQGNHQEAFVHIQRGRDMLQRLPTQITFLSLKCYNFGIGTYLEKEFENSAFWLRQSYNIGKINMNCTSNSKILARTLRCLATVYFEWDVQKFYNEALVAVDMANQECATAFGLFLKIRILLGGRVSDESIRAGLDEMLRSSEVHLKDCLWTVKLLESENRGVPALELLRRAIHQYESSPDLGNALVLLVRLLLQSGKEPLAKQKIEDVITVHYSGAQLASHDLKSLHAMLWDKASKYFEAKNYLEALQWYNYSLRFFMTGEMDSDLAKLQRNRASCFMRLKQLENAKEAIKDAELCEPDSMYTQFSIYCIALEENNIERVAEVANKMALLGEDLQASASETGTSNILCLTAQMALENKQQDIATKLLQSLCDASKDEALVLNALRCLVRLVLSDGVNTSDEKSNESLDAMLPYLKMALEKLSQQRSLTAEQRTEEADWFRKIAWNSALQCESKPEKMRDFFVLSYQLSQNCRPDCAILSAQKTCLLMAVAAALQFCRDSPHGDRKHDLCQVLDHIVLCAELCKTLKGTASSFNDTTDTLLLLYEFEARIKLNDPSVASLLDSVLERDDVEVKVLETIAALATEPPVYFPLLSKKALRVALSLHRKQPQADSAQFRCIHQLIKLTLPSGASNMDTHLLLEVQDYYEEARALIATATNGLPETQILWLLTCAWNTGVELFCLKRYQEAEKWCGQAMSFLRHLGPLKDGYKTQMSGLYSEILKCLEEEKNATSFNEV, from the exons ATGGAGCAAATCGTTTCGTCCGTTGCAC GGCTCACAGCTGATATGTCGGAGAATCACGAACAAAATATGAGTGAGCTGATTGACGTGATCTTCTCTGAAGTATCTGTTTTTCAAAATGACGAGAAAGTTGCCAGTCCACAG CTTGAAGAATGTGCCATCCAGTTGTGGAACTGGGCTATGGTTAAGAATATGGAAGGCTCGTTCAGCCAAAGACAGAAAGCCAAAG TGTGCAATTCCGCATACAACCTACTGTGGCGCTTTGAGTCTATTCATCCAACAGAGGGCACCATCCGCAATAAGATGACG ATGGCCAGCACAACTGGAAGGTCCTGGCTGGACTGCAAAAATTATCAAATGGCTGATCATTTCCTTGAGCTGGCTGTCAAG GCCTTGGAAACTCTGTACGACATGCTGGCATCCAGAGGACAAAGCATGGCCGACAAGGAATCGGCCAAATTGGAAGTGGACACAGAGATGCTCCAGATCCTCACCTTTCAAGCAGAATCG GCCATTCTTCAAGGGAATCATCAAGAAGCTTTTGTCCATATTCAACGTGGCAGAGATATGCTACAACGCCTACCAACACAA ATAACATTCCTTTCCCTGAAATGCTACAATTTCGGAATAGGCACCTACCTTGAGAAGGAATTTGAAAACAGCGCCTTCTGGTTACG gCAGAGCTATAACATCGGGAAGATAAATATGAATTGTACATCAAACTCCAAGATCCTG GCAAGGACTTTACGTTGTCTTGCCACTGTTTATTTCGAgtgggatgttcagaagttttacAACGAGGCCCTTGTTGCTGTTGACATGGCCAATCAG GAATGTGCAACTGCATTTGGACTCTTTTTGAAGATTAGAATACTCCTAGGAGGTAGGGTTTCTGATGAAAGCATCAGAGCAG GTTTAGATGAGATGCTGAGATCTTCAGAGGTTCACCTGAAAGATTGCTTGTGGACAGTCAAGCTTCTCGAGTCTGAAAACAG AGGAGTGCCGGCATTGGAGCTTTTAAGGCGGGCAATTCACCAATATGAGTCATCGCCTGACCTGGGAAACGCTCTAGTGCTCCTCGTCAGGCTCCTGCTGCAATCGGGCAAGGAGCCACTTGCCAAGCAGAAGATAGAGGACGTCATCACTG TACACTACTCGGGTGCACAGCTGGCATCACACGATCTTAAAAGCCTTCACGCTATGTTGTGGGATAAAGCGTCTAAATACTTTGAG GCAAAAAACTACTTGGAAGCGCTGCAGTGGTACAATTATTCTCTGAGGTTCTTCATGACTGGAGAGATGGACTCAGATCTGGCTAAGCTACAGAGGAACAGAGCTTCCTGCTTCATGCGCCTGAAACAGCTTGAAAAT GCAAAAGAAGCCATTAAGGACGCAGAGCTTTGTGAGCCGGACAGCATGTATACACAGTTCAGTATTTACTGCATTGCGCTGGAAGAGAACAATATAGAGAGAG tTGCAGAGGTGGCGAACAAGATGGCACTTCTCGGTGAGGACCTCCAAGCCAGTGCATCTGAAACTGGCACGTCCAACATTCTCTGCTTGACTGCTCAGATGGCTTTGGAG AACAAACAGCAGGACATTGCTACCAAGTTGCTGCAAAGTTTGTGTGATGCCAGCAAAGATGAAGCTTTGGTTCTCAATGCTCTCAG GTGTCTGGTCCGACTTGTACTCAGCGACGGAGTAAATACAAGTGATGAGAAAAG TAACGAGAGTCTGGATGCAATGTTGCCTTATTTAAAAATGG CCCTGGAGAAGCTTTCTCAGCAGCGAAGCTTGACAGCGGAGCAGCGCACCGAGGAAGCCGACTGGTTCAGAAAAATTG CATGGAATTCAGCGTTGCAATGTGAGAGTAAGCCTGAAAAAATGCGGGATTTCTTTGTTCTCTCATATCAG CTTTCGCAGAACTGTCGCCCCGATTGCGCCATCCTCTCGGCACAAAAGACGTGCCTGCTTATGGCTGTGGCCGCTGCTCTCCAGTTTTGCAGGGACTCTCCTCATGGCGACCGG AAACATGATCTCTGCCAAGTTCTAGATCACATTGTGTTATGTGCGGAGTTGTGTAAAACATTGAAAGGGACAG CAAGCTCATTTAATGACACCACGGACACGCTGCTGTTGCTCTACGAATTTGAGGCACGCATCAAGCTTAACGATCCAAGTGTGGCAAGCTTGCTGGACTCTGTTCTTGAGCGGGATGATGTGGAGGTCAAAGTACTGGAAACCATTGCTG CACTAGCTACAGAGCCTCCTGTGTATTTCCCATTGCTGAGCAAGAAAGCCCTGAGGGTGGCTTTGTCGCTCCACAGGAAACAACCTCAAGCAGATTCAGCGCAATTCAG GTGCATTCACCAACTCATCAAACTCACCCTCCCCAGCGGTGCATCCAATATGGACACCCACTTGCTGCTTGAGGTGCAAGACTATTACGAAGAGGCGCGGGCCCTCATCGCTACCGCG ACAAACGGCCTTCCGGAGACACAAATCCTGTGGCTGCTGACCTGTGCTTGGAACACAGGAGTGGA